The Corynebacterium poyangense genome includes a window with the following:
- the rpsK gene encoding 30S ribosomal protein S11 yields the protein MPPKTRSGARRSGRRVVKKNVASGHAYIKSTFNNTIVSITDPHGAVISWASSGHVGFKGSRKSTPFAAQMAAENAARKAMDHGMKKVDVFVKGPGSGRETAIRSLQAAGLEVNSISDVTPQPHNGCRPPKRRRV from the coding sequence ATGCCTCCAAAGACTCGTTCTGGCGCGCGCCGTTCTGGCCGCCGCGTCGTAAAGAAGAATGTGGCCAGTGGCCACGCTTATATCAAATCCACCTTCAATAACACCATCGTGTCTATCACGGATCCTCACGGTGCCGTGATCTCCTGGGCTTCCTCCGGGCACGTGGGGTTCAAGGGCTCCCGTAAGTCCACCCCCTTCGCTGCTCAGATGGCGGCAGAAAACGCTGCCCGTAAAGCCATGGACCATGGCATGAAGAAGGTAGATGTGTTCGTAAAGGGTCCGGGTTCGGGCCGTGAGACCGCCATCCGTTCCCTCCAGGCCGCCGGCCTTGAGGTCAATTCGATCTCCGACGTGACCCCGCAGCCGCACAATGGTTGCCGTCCGCCGAAGCGCCGCCGCGTTTAA
- the rpsD gene encoding 30S ribosomal protein S4, with protein sequence MARYTGPATRKSRRLRVDLVGGDEAFERRPYPPGQAGRARIKESEYLLQLQEKQKARFTYGVMEKQFRRYYHEANRLPGKTGDNLLVLLESRLDNVVYRAGLARTRRQARQLVSHGHFLVNGKKIDVPSYRVSRYDIIDVREKSQKMIWFEEAQENLVDAIVPAWIQVVPANLRILVHQLPERAQIDIPIQEQLIVEFYSR encoded by the coding sequence ATGGCTCGTTACACTGGCCCCGCAACTCGTAAATCCCGTCGCCTCCGCGTCGATCTTGTCGGCGGAGATGAGGCGTTTGAGCGTCGTCCTTATCCTCCGGGACAAGCTGGCCGCGCTCGAATCAAAGAATCCGAGTATTTGCTCCAGCTGCAAGAAAAGCAAAAGGCTCGCTTCACCTATGGTGTGATGGAAAAGCAATTCCGTCGCTACTACCACGAAGCTAACCGTCTTCCCGGCAAGACCGGTGACAACCTTTTGGTGCTCTTGGAATCCCGGTTGGACAACGTTGTCTACCGTGCTGGTCTGGCTCGCACCCGTCGTCAGGCACGCCAGCTGGTTTCCCACGGACATTTCCTGGTTAATGGTAAGAAAATCGATGTTCCTTCTTACCGAGTTTCGCGTTATGACATCATCGATGTTCGCGAAAAGTCCCAGAAGATGATCTGGTTCGAGGAAGCCCAGGAAAATCTAGTCGACGCCATTGTTCCGGCGTGGATTCAGGTTGTTCCTGCTAACCTGCGCATCCTCGTGCACCAGCTGCCCGAGCGCGCTCAGATCGACATTCCGATTCAGGAACAGCTGATCGTCGAGTTCTACTCACGTTAA
- the rpsM gene encoding 30S ribosomal protein S13 has protein sequence MARLAGVDLPRNKRMEIALTYIYGIGPSRAAELLERTGISPDLRTDNLSDEQLSALRDVIENTWKVEGDLRRQVQADIRRKIEIGSYQGLRHRRGLPVRGQRTKTNARTRKGPKKTIAGKKK, from the coding sequence ATGGCACGTCTTGCTGGAGTTGATCTCCCGCGCAATAAGCGCATGGAGATCGCCCTAACTTATATCTATGGTATCGGGCCTTCCCGAGCCGCTGAACTTTTGGAGCGTACCGGCATCTCCCCGGATCTGCGCACCGACAACCTGAGCGATGAGCAGCTCAGCGCCCTGCGCGACGTCATCGAAAACACCTGGAAGGTTGAGGGTGACCTCCGCCGTCAGGTTCAGGCTGACATTCGCCGCAAGATCGAAATTGGTTCTTACCAGGGTCTGCGTCACCGTCGTGGGCTGCCCGTCCGTGGTCAGCGCACCAAGACCAACGCACGCACCCGTAAGGGCCCGAAGAAGACGATCGCCGGAAAGAAGAAGTAA
- a CDS encoding IclR family transcriptional regulator → MSEGSHPKVRGSLEKSIDIIKVFRDTPHGLGVSEVARRSGIPKSTAHRILAIMVQEELLERTGNTYRLGPLPFELVSGSNLSSQARLAAETLTPFLAALFEQSRKTVHLAYLSGTEVVYINKLFSFSRFSLPSRIGGRAPAYCTGVGKILLAYSDYWRSQVLTQELAAWTPHTITNTDQLEKELIEAKLRGYACDNEEIQSGLSCIAAPVFGHGPEPVAAFSVSTNTAEFRPDKVLPLLLKVCQSASRAMRDSENRLRHP, encoded by the coding sequence ATGTCTGAAGGCAGTCACCCAAAAGTTCGCGGTTCACTAGAAAAATCCATTGACATCATCAAGGTGTTCCGCGATACCCCTCACGGCCTCGGGGTCAGTGAAGTTGCCCGGCGCTCAGGCATCCCTAAATCAACCGCCCACCGAATTCTAGCCATCATGGTTCAAGAGGAACTGTTGGAGCGCACCGGTAATACGTACCGCCTCGGCCCTCTCCCCTTTGAACTAGTCTCCGGTTCTAACCTCTCCTCCCAGGCGCGCCTAGCTGCTGAAACCTTGACTCCTTTCCTCGCTGCTCTTTTTGAGCAATCACGTAAAACCGTACATCTGGCTTATTTATCCGGCACTGAAGTTGTCTACATCAACAAGCTTTTTTCCTTCTCCCGGTTTTCTCTCCCCTCCCGGATTGGTGGCCGAGCCCCCGCCTATTGCACCGGCGTAGGAAAAATCCTGTTGGCATATTCCGATTATTGGCGCTCCCAGGTGTTAACTCAGGAACTTGCCGCGTGGACCCCGCACACCATTACTAATACTGATCAATTAGAAAAGGAACTGATCGAAGCAAAACTCCGGGGTTATGCCTGTGACAATGAAGAAATCCAAAGCGGTCTTTCCTGTATCGCTGCCCCTGTTTTCGGACATGGCCCCGAGCCCGTAGCCGCGTTCTCGGTCTCCACCAACACTGCCGAGTTCCGCCCCGATAAGGTTCTTCCCCTATTGCTCAAAGTTTGCCAGTCCGCCAGCCGCGCCATGAGAGATAGCGAAAACCGCCTCCGCCACCCATGA
- the infA gene encoding translation initiation factor IF-1 produces MAKEGAIEVEGRIVEPLPNAMFRVELDNGHKVLAHISGKMRQHYIRILPEDRVVVELSPYDLTRGRIVYRYK; encoded by the coding sequence ATGGCTAAGGAAGGCGCAATTGAGGTCGAGGGTCGCATTGTCGAACCCCTGCCGAACGCAATGTTCCGTGTCGAGCTTGATAACGGACACAAGGTACTTGCCCACATCAGTGGGAAGATGCGTCAGCACTATATTCGTATCCTTCCCGAGGACCGCGTGGTCGTGGAGCTTTCTCCCTATGACCTGACTCGTGGTCGCATTGTTTACCGCTACAAGTAA
- a CDS encoding DNA-directed RNA polymerase subunit alpha has translation MLISQRPTLTEEYIDSSRSRFVIEPLEPGFGYTLGNSLRRTLLSSIPGAAVTSIKIDGVLHEFTTINGVKEDVSDIVLNIKGLVLSSDSDEPVVMYLSKEGEGEVTAGDIQPPAGVEIHNPDMHIATLNEQGKLDIEMIVERGRGYVPAVSSNASGDIGRIPVDQIYSPVLKVSYKVEATRVEQRTDFDKLIIDVETKNSITARDALASAGKTLVELFGLARELNTAAEGIEIGPSPQESEYIAAFATPIEDLNFSVRSYNCLKRQEIHTVGELAECTESDLLDIRNFGQKSINEVKIKLASLGLTLKDAPEDFDPTTLEGYDAETGDYVDVDSEDSE, from the coding sequence ATGCTCATTTCCCAGCGACCCACCCTTACTGAGGAGTACATCGATTCTTCACGTTCACGGTTTGTTATCGAACCGCTAGAACCAGGATTCGGATACACCCTCGGAAATTCACTGCGTCGCACCCTGCTGTCCTCCATTCCTGGAGCAGCGGTAACCAGCATCAAAATTGATGGTGTGCTGCATGAGTTCACCACCATTAATGGTGTAAAAGAGGATGTTTCTGACATCGTCTTGAACATCAAAGGGCTAGTACTGTCCTCCGACTCCGATGAGCCGGTGGTTATGTACCTCAGCAAAGAGGGCGAAGGTGAGGTCACCGCAGGTGACATCCAGCCTCCAGCTGGAGTGGAAATCCACAACCCGGATATGCACATCGCCACCCTCAATGAGCAGGGCAAACTGGACATTGAGATGATTGTGGAGCGGGGTCGTGGCTACGTGCCCGCAGTAAGCTCCAATGCGTCCGGCGATATTGGACGCATCCCAGTGGACCAGATTTACTCTCCCGTCCTTAAAGTCAGCTACAAAGTTGAAGCTACTCGTGTGGAGCAGCGGACCGACTTCGACAAATTGATCATTGACGTGGAAACCAAGAATTCCATCACCGCGCGTGATGCTCTGGCTTCCGCCGGCAAGACTCTCGTCGAGCTTTTCGGACTTGCGCGTGAGCTCAATACTGCCGCCGAAGGCATCGAAATTGGGCCCTCCCCGCAGGAAAGCGAATACATCGCTGCTTTCGCTACTCCCATTGAGGATCTGAACTTCTCGGTACGTTCTTATAACTGCCTGAAGCGCCAGGAAATCCACACTGTTGGTGAGCTCGCAGAGTGCACCGAATCTGATTTGCTGGATATCCGAAACTTTGGTCAGAAGTCCATCAATGAAGTGAAGATCAAGCTAGCTAGCCTCGGGTTGACTTTGAAGGATGCACCAGAAGACTTTGATCCCACCACTTTGGAGGGATATGACGCGGAAACGGGCGACTACGTCGACGTAGATAGTGAAGATTCCGAGTAG